In one Candidatus Atribacteria bacterium ADurb.Bin276 genomic region, the following are encoded:
- the ccmL_3 gene encoding Carbon dioxide concentrating mechanism protein CcmL: protein MKIGKVIGTVVCNQKVDSLNGIKLLLIQPLNETLKEEGTPVVACDAVQAGLNDIVFYEGGREAALGLTNWFNPSDLTVMGIIDTLYTEEDIK from the coding sequence ATGAAGATAGGAAAAGTAATTGGAACAGTGGTTTGTAACCAAAAAGTGGATTCATTAAATGGAATTAAGTTATTGTTAATTCAACCGCTGAACGAAACTCTAAAGGAAGAAGGAACTCCAGTTGTTGCCTGTGATGCAGTTCAGGCAGGTTTGAATGATATAGTTTTTTATGAAGGAGGAAGAGAAGCCGCTCTGGGTTTAACCAATTGGTTTAATCCCTCCGATTTAACAGTCATGGGAATTATTGATACTTTATATACTGAGGAAGATATAAAATGA
- the eutN gene encoding Ethanolamine utilization protein EutN, translating into MILAKVIGQVVSTMKLDIFKGFKLLLVKPIDIEEKPKGKSFLVLDTVQAGVGDIVLVMDEGNSARTVLENTTAPIRSIIVGIVDEIQTTQRGEK; encoded by the coding sequence ATGATTTTAGCGAAAGTAATTGGACAAGTCGTTTCAACAATGAAATTAGATATCTTTAAAGGTTTTAAATTATTGTTAGTTAAACCGATTGATATTGAGGAGAAACCAAAAGGGAAAAGTTTTTTAGTGCTTGATACGGTTCAAGCTGGAGTGGGAGATATAGTATTGGTAATGGATGAGGGGAATTCAGCGCGGACAGTTCTTGAAAATACCACTGCTCCAATTCGTTCAATTATCGTGGGTATAGTTGATGAAAT